Within the Acidobacteriota bacterium genome, the region TCAGCTGGTTCGTTGGAAGGAGCCTCGCTCGAAGGACTGTCGATCAACGAGGTACCACAATCAGCGCATTTATCGGAACCGTCTCGATATTCTTTCCCACAATCAGGACACAGCATCTCCAACTACCCTCCTTCGGGTTCCGGAGGTCTACAGTTCAACGAGAGTGCGCTCCACTACAAAGACATAGATTCTTTTATTCTACCACAACATAAAGCCGTACTTACGGGCCGCTTGCGCAGCGGGAATCTCCTTGCCCCACCCAACCAACCCGCATAACCTCCCCCCGTGCCCGTCGTCCTCATCCCCTTCGCCCTGATCGCCCTCTTCTTCGCCATCCTGGCGCTCATCGCCATCCTGTTCCCGCTGGGCATCTTCAACCGGTATCGGGTGGCGACGTCGCGGCGGAAGGCGCGGGGGTGTTTGGCGTTGGCGAATAGCTTCGCCTTTGCGCTTTCGGCGTCGACCCTCTTGGCCACCGCGGCGGTGACGAGTGTGTGGGAGCCGCGGGCGCTGCCGTACGTGGGCGGCGGATTCGTGATGGGCGGCTTGTTGGGCTGGCTGAGCTTGGCCATCAGCCGGTGGGAGGAAACCGCGGACGGGTTGTACGTGACGGCGCGGCGATGGCTTGTGCTGACGTTGATTCTTGTGGTGGTGGGGCGCTTTGGATACGGGATCTGGCGAGCCTGGAATGCGCTGGTGGTACGGCCGGAGGATGAGTCCTGGCTGGTGGCGGCGGGGATTGCGGGGTCGTTGGCAGCGGGGGCGCTGATCATCGGGTACTCGCTAGTCTATTGGCTCGGAGTGCGGCGGCGGGTGCGGAGGTACCGGCGGCGGCAGAGCCTATAAGCCGTAGGTCCGTCAGGTGGCGAGGGCTCCAAAAGCCCCCGAGCCCTCACCACCGACCGCTCGCCCCGGATCCGGAAGAAAAGCTCCCACCGCCGGAGGACGACGAGCTGAAGCTGCTCCAGCCGTTATCGTCGTCGTCATCCTCGGGCACGCGGGGTATCCGGTGGTGGGAGACCGAGTGGAAGTCGCAGTGGACGCAATCCTCGACCACTTCCGCCAGCCCCTCGCTGACGGTGGTCGCGTGCTCCAGCACGGTGCGCACGCGACTCATGGTCACGTAGTTGCATTCCGGGCACCGCTTGAGGCGGGTAAAGAATCTCTGGAGGCGCACTTTGAGGATGTCCCCGCAGCGAGGGCAGGCCCACAGAAGATAGTCGACGCTGCCGAGATTCTCTTCCATGCGCTCGGGGCGGGAGAGGTGGGCGTCGTCTTCCTCCTCCCCGAGCTTGACCCTGCGCACCTCACACCGCTCGCAGCTGCGCGGGCGCCGGGGCCAGGCGTAGGCGAAGATCAGCCCGCCAAGGGCCAAGAAGCCACCAAGCGCAGGAGCATAGGGGTGGCGCAGCAGCTCCTTGGGCGAGAAGCCGTTGCCTGGAGCTTCCCCAGGACGGGCTCGAGTGGGAACCTCCGGAGCCCGCGACGCAGCCCTTGGTGCATCAGCGGGAGCCTCCGAGGCCAAGATCCTCTGCTCTACCGCCCGAGCACCGGCCAGCAAGCCCGCACCGTAATTTCCCTCGCGGAAGCGCGGCACCATGTGGCGGTCCATAATCCTCTGGCTGATGGAGACCTGGCGGGAACCGTCCACGCGATACCCAAGGACGATCTCGGCAGCCCGCGCCTCCGTCGCGACGAGCAAGAGAGCGCCGCGAGGGTTGAGATTCCAGCGATTGCCCAAGGCGGTAGCGAAGGTGCGGGGATCGGCCCCGGAGAGATCCTTCACCAGCACCGCCACCAGCTCGCCTCCGTAGCTCTGGACCCGCTGAGCCGAGGTCTCGATCTGAAGTCGGTGCTCTGGATCGAGAGTCCCCGTCAAATCCACCACCCAACCATCCGGGCGGGGATCCGGAATGTCCTGCACGGTGACGGCCTGGGCGGTGAAAGCTCCAACGAGCCCAATCACCCCCAGGAGCAAGCTGCAGAATCGAGACGACCGTCGGACGTCAGCCGGCCATGAACGCATGGAGTGGACTCCTTCAGAAGGCAAATATCTTTTATTATGTCATATTCACCTAAAGCTCTCCAAGCAAAAATGCCCGGACCACGACCGAAGGTCGCGGCCCGAGCCAGGGAAGACAAGCCAGGGAGAACGAGTGAAGGGAAGGCTACGACTGCGACTCGTAGGCCCCCATGTCGACGCTCGAACCCACCACCCGGGGCTTGTCCAAGAGGTCGAGGCTCATCAAGGCCGGGGCACCGTTGGAGCCGGCGTTGATGCAGGGGGAGCCGGAGGCCAGCTGATAGTTGCCACTGGCGGCGTCGGCGAAGGCGGGGTCCACGGAGATGCCGTGGGCTCCGGCGCTGACGCCGGCGTAATTGGAACCCTGGTTGCCGTAGACACAGTTGTAGTCCAGGGTCGCAGAGCCGCCGGTCTTGCTGATGCCGCCCACCGCGCCGCCGCCGTCGGCGGTGGCGTTGTTGTCGGCGACGATGTTGTTCATCAGCACCGGCTCCCCGCCGCTGATCCAGATCCCCGCACCGAGAGCACCGCTGGCGACGGCACCGGGGGCGGAGAGAGAGTTGCCGACGATGGTGTTGTTGACCACCATGGGCCGGCCGCTGGCGAGCCACACGCCGCCGGCGCGGACGCCGGAACCGGTGAAGCCGTTGGTGTAGGAGTTGCCGGTGATCAGATTGTTGGCCAGCAGCGGAGCCCCGCCGTGGAGCTGCACCGCACCGGCGTTCTGGATCACGTTCGGGATGCCGTTCCAGGACCCGCTGTGGTTCTGGATGATGTTGTGGCTGATGATCGGCGAGCTCGGCCCCTGGGCGACGACGCCGAAGGTGCCGTTCTGGATGGTGAAGCCATCCACCACCGTGTCGGATTGGGCGTCCGCGGCGATATTCACCACCGTGCCGCTGCCGCCACCGTCGAGGATGCTCGTGTGGGTGGCCCAATCGCGCTGTTCGAGAGAGGTCTCGGTACCGGCGAAACCGCCGAAGAGGGAGACCTGCGGCGGCACGCTGATCTTCTCCTGGTAGGTGCCCGCCGCCACCCAGATCGCCGTGCCGGCTTCGGCGGCAGAGAGGGCGTGGCTGACCGTAGCGAAGGCCTGAGACCAGCTGGAGCCGTTG harbors:
- a CDS encoding TPM domain-containing protein, with amino-acid sequence MRSWPADVRRSSRFCSLLLGVIGLVGAFTAQAVTVQDIPDPRPDGWVVDLTGTLDPEHRLQIETSAQRVQSYGGELVAVLVKDLSGADPRTFATALGNRWNLNPRGALLLVATEARAAEIVLGYRVDGSRQVSISQRIMDRHMVPRFREGNYGAGLLAGARAVEQRILASEAPADAPRAASRAPEVPTRARPGEAPGNGFSPKELLRHPYAPALGGFLALGGLIFAYAWPRRPRSCERCEVRRVKLGEEEDDAHLSRPERMEENLGSVDYLLWACPRCGDILKVRLQRFFTRLKRCPECNYVTMSRVRTVLEHATTVSEGLAEVVEDCVHCDFHSVSHHRIPRVPEDDDDDNGWSSFSSSSSGGGSFSSGSGASGRW